The genome window GCTGAATCCAGTCTTCATCGTTGAAAGATAAATCATGATAATTTCCAGACGGAGACAATGAGCACGCCCATGTAGAGTCAATTCCGACAAAAAAGCCCCCGATCTTCAGACCGGCCTGCACCCAATCCGGCCACACTCCGGACTCCGTTTTCACGACCATAACATGCCGTCCCGGCTCCAGCAAAATCTGTGCAAACTGTGTCCGTACAGGATCCGCTGTACCGACCACCTGCTTCCCATCTAAAAAAACCTCGCTCTTTTTGCTGGAGTATACAAAAACGGTTGCTTTATCTGGGGCATTCAAATCTGATGTTCCTGCTGTATACGCACTCAACCGATCGTCGAGAATCTGCTTGATTTCCAAAGGATATTTCCAATGTTTCAAGGCATGTTGCGTCAACTTTTCAGCGTTTGTCCAATCATCAAACTTTTCGTAATCCCAGAGCCGAGTCATTAAAGAACGAGATTCGAACTCATCTGCCGGCGGGACAGGATATGACGAAACAAAGCGATTTTGATACGCTGAAGACGGGCGATCCAGATAATAGTACGCAACACTGTCAAAAGCTCCTCGGCTTTGGTTTCCCGGGCCTCGTTCAAATGACATATTCAGGGACTTACTGAATGTTATTGGGTCTGCAAGATGATATCTGTACTGAACCGTACGAAACGGTCGCTTGAGTGTCAGACCGAAAAGCGGGTTCTGAAAAACGGTTCTGTAATACCAGCCTCCATTGAAGTAATCCTCAAGTCCCGTACCCTGCCAGAAAACCTCTTTTGAATTATCACGTAGAATCGTTTCATCTGATTCCAGCACCCAGAAGTTTCGATCCATAGAAGCCGCCCCCAGCAAGCAGCCGACCAAGCGTCCTTTGCCGTTTACATCCAAAACCTCATGGGGCGTTCCTGTTTGCTTTTCAGAACTGCTTTTCCAACTGCTGTGAAAATATCCATACTCCGCCGGCACAGGCCCATTTTGATATTTTAACAGAACGCGCCCGGCGACCATTGTTGTTCCGCGATTTTCCAAGGTGAAAGATGCGGCTTTCCGAAACGGCATCGGAAACCGGCATTCAAAACCAGTCTCATCCACAGTAAAATAAAGATTCTGCAGCTTTTTGGGTTCCCACATCTGACCAAAAAAATCACCTAATGGAACTTTGACTGAATCCATGTCCGAGAGATCCCATGAAATGTTCAGCCAAACCTGCCTCAACAAAAGCTGACGTTGGTGAAACGACATTGTTTCCCACCCTTCCAGCTCCAGCCTTAAACTGCGAATGACACCTCCCGTCTCAAGATCAAGAATCTCTTTTTTTGTTCCACCTAAAACAGCAAACGAAGCATCAAGCGCCTCTCCTTCTATCTTTTGTGGCCAGGCAACAGATTCACACGCGGATCTGACTTCCTGCGGTATCGGGAAGACTGCTGATCGAACCGTACCCTTTTCAAGCGGGGTGGCATTGATGTGAAAATAGAGTTTCCCTTTTCCCTGACTATATCCTTCATCTGACATCAAAATCCGCAGGCGCCGACGATAGGGAATCGGGAAGCCGGAGTAATAACAATTCTGGTCGTCCATCGTAAACATAGAGGGGAAGCCAGCCAATCCTTTGTACAGAGCATCACTGGTTGTTTCCAGTCTCGGCTCTGTTTCATCATCGAAGATAAACCGGAAACGTACTTCGCGCTTGATCCCGGTGAACCAGAAACGAGTCAACACTCCCGCCCCCTTGAAATCTGCCAGTTCCAACCATCCGTTGCCTAAATTTTTGTAGCCATTGCTATAATCATTATTGCCGCCGGAGCGATCATATGAGGTGCGAATGTCCGTACATGGCTTCGATAGGTCTGCGATCGACCCGGGATTATAGAGTTCCTGGATCAGTTGAGCCCAGGAGGTTTCTACCGGCTCCTTCTGTGAACAGGAGACTACACACAAGCAAAGCGGAAGCAAAAAGTACCCTAAGTGTATTTTCATTTTGTAATCCTTTTTTTAGCAACGCGAACCATAGCAAAGGCAGGATAAACGAAGCGATGATACGGCAGAAGAATCCGCATGGCAGCTAAGCGCAATTTTCCATTGAAAGAACTCAATGCCGCATAATCTTCAGGATAGCCCTTTTTCGGATCCAACGGCCGGGAGCAAACCACTGCCACGGTCTCATATAACCGGAATGCGGAATGTCGTACCGGAGCGTTGTATTCTCTCACAAAGCTCTGCATGCGCCGCGCATAACCAGCATATTCGTCATCCGTCATGCTCAGAAGCAAGGCATCCAGCTCTTTGAGATCATTGAATTTACGATAATCAATAAAACAGTCCGGCGGCACCAATTCTTCAATATTGCTACACCCGTAATAGACAGGAATCGTTCCGCTCGCCATGCAATCGAGAATTTTCTCGGTCAGATAACCGCGGGTCCAGAGCGGATGCCAAGTGTTTTCAAAACAGAGCGCATAGCGGTATCGCGCCATTATTTCAGCCTTATCGCCGCATTCGCCCCGATAATTAGGCACCTCCATTGGCGGTCGCCCGAACACATCCATCCGGGTACTGGCATTTTCATGAAACCATCGGGCCACTCTACGCCGTTCGGAATAGATCTCTTCGACGGAAAGCGAGTATTTGTCCCCGCAAATCTGACAAATCGCTTTTTCCCGATCTTTCGGATCAACCGCCTCCCGCATCGGTACGCCATAGTCAGAGCAGTACGGAAGATCAAAATACGCCCCAGCCTCAAATGTGAATGCCGAAGATGATTCGGTCAGATAGGTATTCCAGGTCAAAACCGCATCAAACTGCTTCCAGACCCTCCGCGTATACTGCATAGGATCAATCGCCGGGGGCTCATACATATACAATATCTTCAGCGCATCCGGACAAACCCGCTGATGAATCCGGCGATCAAACGTGTAGTGATTAAAATAAACCACCGCGTCCACCCCGGCCAGCGGCAACCGGCTCCACGTCACCGTATAGGCACCATCCGGAGAATCAATGGGCGGAAGCACATCGGCGGGCATATTTTTATTCTGATAAACAATGTTAATCCGCAGCATGACTCTCTTTCCGCTGGATGAACATTTTCCCCAAAGAAACAAAGAGAACGAGATAACCGGCGCATTGCATATAGAAAAACAGCTTGGACGGAGCATACCACAGAACCACCTCATGCATACCGGCCGGAACATCGACTCCCTGACAGATAAAGTCGATTCGTTCAACCTTCGCGGGCTTTCCCCTCACTGATGCTTTCCAGTCCGCATCCCATTTTTCGGCAGCGCGCAACTGTGCCGGGGCGTCTGCTGAAACACGCAGTTTCACTTTGCCCGGACGATACGCGAGCACTTCTGCCACTCCGATTTCTGCACGGGGCAACTGTCCAACTGCTGCCAACGCCTGCTCATCCGGCAGCGGATCAACCGGAGCGGTCACAGCATAGCGCGGCGAACTGTTCAGCAGTTCAAACACCGCATGCTGCCCCGTCGCAGAAGGCACCACCTTGAATTCACCGGCCTTAACACCCTGAGTCAGATCATAGGCAAACACTTTCCTCGCCTGCCCCGTCAGCTGGCGTTCCGCCTGTGACGGCCCCAACAGATATTTTACCGCGGAAAACCGCCACATATTAAGCGGATTGCGCTGTCCAGTCTCAAGAAAGGCCTTGTAGTCATTCGCCATACGCGGCATGTCAGAAAAGTTAAAGGTCGAAATCTTATTGTACGGCAGCAGATAGCTTGTCCAAATGCCGTAGATGCCCTGCTGTGACAACAATGCAACCCGCTGATGCCCCAGACCCTTTTTGAGGAAATCTGTCAGAGCATTGGCCTCGATATAGCTGCGCGGCATTTCCTTCACATAATGCTTAGACAACTTAACCGCGTCGGCGGCCACAATCAGCACCAACACTGCCCCCAGAACCATTTTCCAATGTTTGGACAAATTGCTCAGCCTTTTTCCAAGGCTTGGAAAACTGAATACAGCAAAAACCGCAGTGGCAATTGCCGCCATCAACGACGCATGCCACAACGCAGCAATTTTGTTCGGAACAATGGTTCGGGCGACCTCCTGCGGCCAGCCCTGTGCAACAAACCGGCTGATATCTTCGACGTTATTCATCGTCAAACTCAAAGCCCAGAGAACGAACAGAACCAAAATTCCGGCAAGGAAATAAAAGAAAGGCTTTAGGCTTTGGGTATTAGACCTTTGATGTGCTGAACTCTGAACGCTGAACCCAGAACTCCTAAACAACGTATCGACTCCGTACGCCGTCAGAATTGCCAAGCAGACCTGAAACACCTGAAGGAACTTGTTGGGGTTGCGAATGCTGTTGACCACAGGCAGCTTGTAGAAGATAGAATACAATGGAAAATATTTCCCGAACGACAACACCAGCGCAGCCAACGCCGAGCCTCCCCAAAAAAGAATTTCCGCGCGATTCTTCGACCGGCGACAGGAAAAAAGAGCAAAGAGAGCAAATACCACCGGAATTACACCGATATAGGTGTTCTCCAGCTTAAAATTCTGGAAACCCTGCTTTGTCTGCTCCCAGCCCGGCGAACGGCCCATCCGACCCCAGTAAGGTCCTTCGGGTTCATTGCTGCGCCATCCAGTGTATCCCGGAGCCACAAAAGCAATCATTTCCTCGGGAGGAAAGCTCCACTGGGTCACATAGTCCCACTTGGCCTGCTTATTTTCGGTCTGCATCTGGGCAGAGCCCTTCACGTGCTGCTTATAGCCACTCATTAGTGACCCGCTAGCAAACAAAAATGCAACCACTGCCGCTGGAACCAATACCTTCAGCCACCTGCCCCATTTAAAGCCCTGTTCTTTCCATAAGTTGAAAACTAGATACGCTCCCGCAAAAAATGCAAAAAACAATGCACTATCCGGCTGCTGAGCAAACATTAATCCAACACAGCTCCCCCACAGTAATGTCGCAACCAGAGAACCGGCAGCCGCCCGAGCAACCGGAAGCAGAGAACAAACGAAATATAGGATAACAAATGGTTTCAGAACATGTCCGGCATACAGCAAAGTCAGATTGCTCCCGACGAAAAAAGCAGTCAGGCCAGCAAGAACGGCAGATGCCAAGCCCAACCTTTTTCGGAGTAATCCGATTGCAGTCAGAACAGCAGCGGCAAAACAACCCAAAATATAGACTATATTATTCCACAAAACTGGCGGAAGAAGGGTTTTCAAAAGTGTAGATGTTTGCCCTGCCGGCATGGCCGGAGCACCGAGAAGACGTACACTTTTCCAGCGGGGGGCAACTTCCCGAAGAACCTGTGCGACGCCTCTATCCGCCCCGGAAATAGCAGCATCGGACGAAAACAGCACCCCTCCGCCCCAAACAAACGATCGTAAAAAAAGCAATGAGAGCACAAAAAATAATACGAACACCAGCCATTGATCCCACCGGCCTGAATTAGTTTGCTCTTTTAATTTACTCATGAGATTCCGCTCCGCTCACAATAGCATTGTAAATGTTATTAGCCCGATGAAGCTCGTCCCTGAACTCATCTGACTGCAGTTTTTCCATCACTCTTTCCTTTAGGGTGCTTCTTTCTTCAACCGGTTTGGTGATCCGGTAAAGACTCTTGCCTTCCTGAACCTCGCCATAACGCTCAGAAAAAGCTTCATCAATGAGCGCAAAACACTTCTGGCAGTTCTCCTCAGTGTTATCAAACGGTAAGAAATCGGTTCCGAACCTTAGGTTGAAGCGTTGAATCGCGGCTCCGAAATCAGAGCGAACCTCTTCAAAACTGACAACAAACAACCGTTGTCTAAACATAAATACCGCTTCATAAAAATCGATATACTCCCGAATAGCCTGACGTATTGGAAATTTACACTGATAAAAAATGACCATGGAGGAGATTGCGTCCAGCGGTCGCCGAATCAAAATCATGCAAGGGATATCCAGCCGCAAGGCCCGCTTAAGATGCCCGGGACAATGCAAATGACTGGCCACCGTAACCGGCGAAGGTTGCGCAACATGAAAGGCCGTACATGCAAAGGTGTTACCAGAGCGGGGATATCCCTCAATCAACAAGTCGCTTTTCTTCGAAACTACGTGCGGTCGCAAATAGGGTTGAAGCCAAAAAAACCAGATAAAGGCATCATAACTACTCAACCGCCATCTCAGTTTTCTATAGAAAAGCAACAGGTTATTCATAGATCACACGATCGTCTTTATTTATTCCCGACATCCGGCTTCTGTGCAGACCAGCATAAATTTGCAGGCGTTCGCAATCGGTTTCCGACCAACTTATCAGCCAACAATGCCGTCAGGTTTACTATCCCGACGAACGGGGAAAGAAGAACCGACATCACATGGTGAAACCGTTGAGGCAGTCCTTCGATTCGCTTACTTAGAAATAAATCCATAGCCATGATAAATGCGGCTGTGGAAAACACTCCTCCACTCCCCTCTACATAAACGTTAGAAAAACCAGACTCTTTCAATACTTTATCGACACCGAGCTCGGTAAACCTCCAGAAGTCAAACGGTTCCAAATGAATTGGACTCACATGAGGAACGCTGCCGAGAAAAAGTCCCCCGGGGCGAAGAATCCGAAATATTTCACTCAATACTTTTGCAGGCACATTCACGTGTTCCAAAACCTGATTGCAGATCACTAACTCAACCGAATTACTTTCTATCGGAATATCTTCAGCACTTCCGATCAGTTGAGTAATTGCTGACTTCCTGGAGGGAGGAAGATCTGACAATTCCAAATCGACAACGGTATATTGCCCAGCAACCGACCGAAACAGTTCATAATAAGGAGCTGCACCTCCGCCGATATCCGCAATATTCAGCTTTTCCGGCGAATTTGGAACCCGCTCTTTAAGAAACCGGCGCACATGACGAATCGCATGCCAGTTATAGGAAAAACAAGTGTTGTTCGGATGTCGTCCTAAAATAAAATATGCGATGTTTTCTAACATAACAAATGACTAAACCCTTTTATCCGGAAACAGACCTATAAATATCAATTAACTGGCCCAGATTCTTCTCCGGTGTGTAATTGGAATCAAAAACCTGCCGAGCCCGAACGCCCATCTCAACCATTGAGGGTTGATGCGTCAATGCCCATATAATTTTTTCTGCCAGACTCTCGGCATCGCCAGGTTTAAAAAACACACCAGTCTCCCCGTCCTGGATAATCGAGTTCATGTTCCCCAAAGCCGAGGCAATCATTGGAGTACCACAGGCAAACGCCTCTACAATCGTCATAGGAAATCCCTCATACCAGATTGATGGGAGAATCATAAACCGGGCCTGACTGACCAACTGAAGCACCTGTTCTCTGGGCAGGTGTCCCCCAAACCGGATTTTCTCCGCCGGCATTTGCAGCGAACGAAGCATCTCCCGGGCCTTGGCTTCTAGAAAACCCCGCTCAGGTCCGTCACCGACAACCAGCAGATCCACATTCGACATGCCCGTACTTTGGGCCAGCATACGTCCCCAAGCTTCAATGAGCACATCAGCCCCTTTTTCACGGCAAAGACGGCCAACAAAAAGAGCATACGGAACATTAGGGATGTCGGGGACTTCACCATTCAACCTATCAGGTCGGGAAATAAAGTTGGGCTTCACTGTAATTTTTTCAACGGGAATCACACCACTGTCTGCAAACTTTTGCTTCGCAAAATCAGTCAGCACAATATAGCGGTCGACTGTATTTTTAAACGTTCCCAGCATACGATGGCTCCACAGCATCAGAACCATTGCCAATGACCCGAGCAAGCTGTCGCGATAACAGCGATATTTCAGGGCAGGCCAGGGAAATCGTTTTCCCGAACAGTCTTCGCAAACTGATGATTCCCTGAGAAACAATCCGTTCGAACAAACCAACCGGAAATTATGCAGGGTTTGGACCACCGGAACTTTTTCCTTTTTACAAGCCCAGTAAACTGAAGGCGATATCAGTGGAAATGTATTGTGGCAATGCACCACATCCGGCTGGATGTTTTTCAGTATGCCACGTATTTTTCGGTAAGCGACCGGATTCCAGATTGCGCATAACCCGCAATACAACAGGTTCAGAACTCCGCCCTCCCGTGTCTTCATCGAGAACAGCATCACTTCGTGGCCGGCACTTTCCAGCATCCCCCGTTCTTCATCCACCACACTGTCTTCGCCACTGGCCTGCAACGGATAATAATTATGGATAAACAGTATTTTCATACGACCGAAATGTTTACTGCAATGCTTTCCGGTAAACATCAACAGCTTCTGAAAAACAAGAAGGATTTAATTCGAACGGCTCATCACCCAGCAGATCATCTACAAACGAAGTACTTAGATTTTCATCAGGCAGCGAAACCATCCGGCCGCGCTTAAAAAATCCAGTTGGGTCAACAGTTTGCAAATATCCCTGAATTTTGCCGAACTGTTTCCCTGTATAGTTCACAATACGGCAATGATTACAAAAGACAGTCATCAACAGAATCGCATGGAATCGCATCCCAACACAGGCTCGGGACGTAGCAAAAAGGTTCATTGTCTGAGCCAAACTCATTGGAACATTCTGGACTCTAATATTCTCGCAACCACTGTTGAATCTCAGGCGGTTTAAAAAAACACGATCATCACCGCCGACATAAAAGTAATGATGGGGTACAAGTAATACATCATGATCCACACCCAACTCAGAAATACGTTGAACAAGCTGTTCTGCAAATTGATTAAATTGTGCAATACCTTCTGAACCGATGTAATCCGTCGACAAGGCTCGGAGGTTCACAGTGATTCGAGGCAGCGACTCTCCGAAGCTACCTTTGCGACGGTACAATTCTGCACAATGCGCCGCCGGATCGATCGCCGATTGAAACCGAGCTTCTTTTCTTATCCCAACCTGCTCAAGCGCAGACAAACACAGTGCATCGCGAAATACGGCAAAATCAGCAACCTTCAAAATCTCCTTAACCGCACGAACGCAGCTTTTCTTTTTCAACGGGCCCACCCCGCATCCCAAAACACCACATCGCACACCTTTACTGCGTGCAGTACGGAAGGCGTATGAAAGCATATGAATCTCACGCAGATCCATCAAAGGCCCGCCTCCAAGCAACAGAAGATCTGCCTGCTGAATGGCCCGCCCCAACTCTCCGGAATTTGTACTGTCAAACAGCTCCACATTAATTTCGGACTCCGTTAAATCGTTCCATAAAGGAGAGTCCTCCCGAATAGTCCGCTCAGAGAAAAATGGAAACAAACTGCCCAGCTGCACCGTCAATTCATCTGATTGTTCCGCAAGCAATGCCAAAATTCCGGCCAGAATCGCCCGATCTCCAATGGTCTCGCTTCCGTACCAGCCAATAATGCAAACATTCATCTCCCCCTCCTAAAGAAACGATACCGGGAAGGAAACACCAGCAGGTGCACAAAAAACAGCAAGAAACTAAAGGCCCCTTTTATGGTTGGGGCAAACGCATAGTGAATGCAGTGTTGGCAATGTTCTTCGATCAGCTCTTTCCGGTATTGCCGGTTCTCTTTCGAGTGAAACAGCTTGGCAGCGTTCGAGGAGTCCAACAATCCCAAACTTTTACTTTGCGTTGCACAATAATAGATTTTTCCGGATTCATCTACCGTAGCATCACGCCATTGCCAAAAACAATCTGCCAGCCTTACGTGTCCCTTTTGTTCGAGATAACGGTAAATTGAATAATAAGTGAACTTCTGCTGCCAATTTCGATCCGTTTTATCAATAACCTTCCCGAAAAAGAACTCCATCGCAGATTGCCGGGCAGCATCAGAACTCAGCACACTGAACTCATCTGAGTAATGCAGATTATGAATCCGGCGATTTGGAACAGCCAGACGATAAAAAACCGGGATCCCTCGTTCCACACAAAACGTATCCAGCTCGGCCAGAAAATCCGCATTATATCTGGATACCGTACACCCCACGCTGAACTGATGGCAATACTTGTTCGGAAAAGCCAGAATCTGATCAATAGAGGAAATAACCTGGTCAAAAGCCGGGATCCCTCGGCAAGCCCTGTACACAGGGCCAACACCATCCAACGATAGCGAAAGTGAAAAAACAATTCTTCGCTCCTCACACAAAGCCCGAATTTTCTGGATCACAGAAAGCAATCGGTCAGTTAATGACCCATTGCTGATCATATGGATCGCCTTGAGCTTAGGCAGACGAAGCAACTCAGCAACCACCTCAGGAAGTTCGGGTACCAAGGTGGGTTCTCCACCGTTAATACCCACTGACTCCACCTTCTTAAACAAGTCATTCTTCAGAATTTCACGTACCCTTTCTGCTGTCATCTCCACATTAGGAGCACGAGATGGCACAGAGCAGGTCATGCAGGCCGAATTGCACTTTCCGGTAATTGGAAACTGTAGAATCCGAGGATAAAGACGGACTCCCGGAATTAACGACAATACCCGTCCCATTAACAGCCTAAAAAAACGAATCATGCAAAGCCCCCGCTCTTAGTCCGGACCTTAGAGAAAGCAAACCCTAATGAGACGACAAAGGCCATCACATTACAAATCAATGCAGCAAGCACGATCTGCATCGTACTGGAATGAAAAAGACATGCTGAAAGCACATATAATACAGCGGAAACAACAATACAAGAGGCCTGTCTAAATCTCCGTTGTGCCATCAAAAACTGCGCCGTAACATTCAGCAAAACTGATACCCCCATCACTAACGACATCATCCGGACCAATTGCTGCAGAGCAAAAGAAGCTTCAGACTTCCCAAAAACGATGTGCGCTAGCAATCCTGGGAAAAGACAGCAACCAATCACTCCTACTGCTGTAGCTACAGCAGTTAAGCTCAATGATTTTACAAACACTTGATGCTGTACGGCGGTTCCTGTACCCCGAGACACAACCTTTGGGAACATCGCCATTACAATCGGTCCTGGAAGCAATGCCACCATACGGCTAATAGTTGCGGCAAAAGCAAAATCTGTATCTTCCGGCAGATAATGTTTTATAAAAATAACATCTGAAGTGAATAAAATTCCGTATGCTGCCAGAATAAAAAAGCTCTGTAACAGATACATTCTCAAACTGGGAAGCGCTTCACTGCTGCAAGCATGAGACCAAAGAACCAGCAATAGACCACAAAACAAAATAACCACCGACACATAAATACTCAAACCATGCCCTAGCATGGCCCAGCCACAGGCCGGATACAAAAACCAGACAAACCCTGCACCCAGAAAAAGTCGAATTAATGCCCCGAAAACCGTAGCAACAGAACTGCGCCCAAAAAGCTGGAGCCCCTGTGTTGCGCCGATTAATATTGGAAACCAAAAAAGAGCTGGTAAAACCGCTCCGGCAATCACTACTGGATCGGTCCGATTCAAATGCAGAAAACCAGCCAAAGGACCACGAAACCATACAGTAACCGCTCCCAGCAAAAAAGCAGGGATCCCGGTTAACAACAACCACTTGCCAAGTAATCGTTTGACATCACCGATTCGACCATCATTTTGCAACAAACTACAGTAATGATTGACCCCATTTCTCAAGGTAGACAAAGGACGCTGAATAATGGCTAACACGGCAAGAAATGTAGCCAATAGAGTAAATTCCTCGGCAACAAGAACTCGACCAACCACCATTTGGAACACCATATTGCAGACATGCACGACCATCATCCCGGAAAACAGAATGCTGGTGTGTCGCAGCAAATCGTCGGAAAGCAGCTTTAGAAATATCTGACGGATTTTTTTCATTAATAACCGCAAAATATACCCGAACCAGCGGAAGAAAGCAGGTACTTTTTGGTTTTTCAGCAAGAAAAGCACTTACAAATAACTGTTTTCTTTTCAGATTTTTTATGTCATCTTTCCGCTTGCGTTCGTCGAAAGAGAGGTCGCATCGGTTCTCCGGCAGGGTGTCATAGGCTGGGAATTGGTTTGAAACTGAAGTATATATGACACATGGAGAAGAATAGATGGACATCTACGTAGGAAACCTGCCTTATGCGGCAACAGATCCTGATCTGCAGGAATTATTCGAACAATACGGAGCCGTTTCCTCGGCCCGTGTCATCCTTGACCGCATGTCAGGTCGTTCCAAAGGCTTCGGCTTTGTGGAAATGCCGAATAAAGACGAAGCCCAGGCCGCAATCGACGCACTGAACGGTGCTGATCTGATGGGCCGTGCAATTCGTGTCAATGAGTCCCAGCCCAAACCGCAAGGCGAACGTCGTGGCGGCGGTGGTGGCCGCGGTGGCTACGGCGGCGGTGGTGGAGGCGGAGGCCGCTGGTAGCAGCCGAACCCGTAAAAACTTAACAGAAGCGGCGCATTTCGATGCGCCGCTTTTTTATTACCGTTTATAACGTACCAGACGCTCAACCACTCGGGAAACATACGGAATCATAAACCGCAACGGCGAATAAAACATTCTCAATCGCACCATCGCCACCAGCATCTGGACCGAAGAGCGTCCAATTTTTACTTTCGACCCGGCCACATCATTCCAAACCGTCGGAATTTCCTTAATGCTCGCACCGAGACGACTGGCCTGAAACAGCATATCCACATCAAATGCCCATTTAGTCACACCGAGATTACACACGACCGGCTCAACCACCTCGCGCCGAAACAGTTTTGCGCCACATTGGGTATCATTCAGCCGAAGCCCGAACAGAACCCGAACCAGTGTATTGAAACAGCGCGAAGCGATTCGGCGGGACAAAGGCTGCTTTGGACTCATTACCGACCCTTTCATCCAGCGCGAAGCAATAATGCAACCGGCATCCCCGATTTTTTCCACCAGATCATCAAACGCTTCCGGCGAAGTCGCCCCATCTGCATCCACAAACCCTACCAGATCTCCAGAGGCGGCTTCTGCTCCAAGAACAACCGCACCTCCTTTTCCGACATATCCCGGGTCCTCCAAAACCTTGATAACCGGGAACTGATTTCCAACAGACAGAGCAACTTCCACAGTGCGATCATCGCAAAAATTCGGCACCACGATCAGCTCCACGTCATCCCCGTACTTTTCAGAAAAGAAAGCACCATACGCTTCCAGCATCGGAGGCAACCGATGTTCTTCGTTATGGGCCGGAATGATAATGGACAGCTTCATGGTTTCGGGATTCGTTCAAAGATTTCCAGCGTGGTATGAGCCTGTCCAAAGTCTGGAATTTCAGATGTCTTCCGGTAGCTTTTCTCTAAAACAGATCGTAGAGCTCTCCAATGTTCGGAAGAAAGTTCTCCAATGCCTGGAGACTCAATGGTCAACCCGTAGCCGCTGAATGCCGCCAGCGGCGCACGGCCTTTCGACAACGTCTCGATCATCATCTCTCGATTCAGCAAATTGAACTGTTCGGCCTGCTCATGTGGCATGTCGGGATAATAGCAGAATGGCCCCATCTCCATACCGTGCGGAACTCGAGCCCCGGCCTCAACG of Tichowtungia aerotolerans contains these proteins:
- a CDS encoding polysaccharide pyruvyl transferase family protein, with translation MNVCIIGWYGSETIGDRAILAGILALLAEQSDELTVQLGSLFPFFSERTIREDSPLWNDLTESEINVELFDSTNSGELGRAIQQADLLLLGGGPLMDLREIHMLSYAFRTARSKGVRCGVLGCGVGPLKKKSCVRAVKEILKVADFAVFRDALCLSALEQVGIRKEARFQSAIDPAAHCAELYRRKGSFGESLPRITVNLRALSTDYIGSEGIAQFNQFAEQLVQRISELGVDHDVLLVPHHYFYVGGDDRVFLNRLRFNSGCENIRVQNVPMSLAQTMNLFATSRACVGMRFHAILLMTVFCNHCRIVNYTGKQFGKIQGYLQTVDPTGFFKRGRMVSLPDENLSTSFVDDLLGDEPFELNPSCFSEAVDVYRKALQ
- a CDS encoding glycosyltransferase family 4 protein, encoding MKILFIHNYYPLQASGEDSVVDEERGMLESAGHEVMLFSMKTREGGVLNLLYCGLCAIWNPVAYRKIRGILKNIQPDVVHCHNTFPLISPSVYWACKKEKVPVVQTLHNFRLVCSNGLFLRESSVCEDCSGKRFPWPALKYRCYRDSLLGSLAMVLMLWSHRMLGTFKNTVDRYIVLTDFAKQKFADSGVIPVEKITVKPNFISRPDRLNGEVPDIPNVPYALFVGRLCREKGADVLIEAWGRMLAQSTGMSNVDLLVVGDGPERGFLEAKAREMLRSLQMPAEKIRFGGHLPREQVLQLVSQARFMILPSIWYEGFPMTIVEAFACGTPMIASALGNMNSIIQDGETGVFFKPGDAESLAEKIIWALTHQPSMVEMGVRARQVFDSNYTPEKNLGQLIDIYRSVSG
- a CDS encoding glycosyltransferase family 10 domain-containing protein, encoding MLRINIVYQNKNMPADVLPPIDSPDGAYTVTWSRLPLAGVDAVVYFNHYTFDRRIHQRVCPDALKILYMYEPPAIDPMQYTRRVWKQFDAVLTWNTYLTESSSAFTFEAGAYFDLPYCSDYGVPMREAVDPKDREKAICQICGDKYSLSVEEIYSERRRVARWFHENASTRMDVFGRPPMEVPNYRGECGDKAEIMARYRYALCFENTWHPLWTRGYLTEKILDCMASGTIPVYYGCSNIEELVPPDCFIDYRKFNDLKELDALLLSMTDDEYAGYARRMQSFVREYNAPVRHSAFRLYETVAVVCSRPLDPKKGYPEDYAALSSFNGKLRLAAMRILLPYHRFVYPAFAMVRVAKKRITK
- a CDS encoding glycoside hydrolase family 172 protein, coding for MKIHLGYFLLPLCLCVVSCSQKEPVETSWAQLIQELYNPGSIADLSKPCTDIRTSYDRSGGNNDYSNGYKNLGNGWLELADFKGAGVLTRFWFTGIKREVRFRFIFDDETEPRLETTSDALYKGLAGFPSMFTMDDQNCYYSGFPIPYRRRLRILMSDEGYSQGKGKLYFHINATPLEKGTVRSAVFPIPQEVRSACESVAWPQKIEGEALDASFAVLGGTKKEILDLETGGVIRSLRLELEGWETMSFHQRQLLLRQVWLNISWDLSDMDSVKVPLGDFFGQMWEPKKLQNLYFTVDETGFECRFPMPFRKAASFTLENRGTTMVAGRVLLKYQNGPVPAEYGYFHSSWKSSSEKQTGTPHEVLDVNGKGRLVGCLLGAASMDRNFWVLESDETILRDNSKEVFWQGTGLEDYFNGGWYYRTVFQNPLFGLTLKRPFRTVQYRYHLADPITFSKSLNMSFERGPGNQSRGAFDSVAYYYLDRPSSAYQNRFVSSYPVPPADEFESRSLMTRLWDYEKFDDWTNAEKLTQHALKHWKYPLEIKQILDDRLSAYTAGTSDLNAPDKATVFVYSSKKSEVFLDGKQVVGTADPVRTQFAQILLEPGRHVMVVKTESGVWPDWVQAGLKIGGFFVGIDSTWACSLSPSGNYHDLSFNDEDWIQPISLCKGPPEQEAVPFVFPDKYVGFQSMLNGVRVQKLPPGWKSTAVFRKVFIVPQPVITGAGPAAR
- a CDS encoding class I SAM-dependent methyltransferase, with translation MLENIAYFILGRHPNNTCFSYNWHAIRHVRRFLKERVPNSPEKLNIADIGGGAAPYYELFRSVAGQYTVVDLELSDLPPSRKSAITQLIGSAEDIPIESNSVELVICNQVLEHVNVPAKVLSEIFRILRPGGLFLGSVPHVSPIHLEPFDFWRFTELGVDKVLKESGFSNVYVEGSGGVFSTAAFIMAMDLFLSKRIEGLPQRFHHVMSVLLSPFVGIVNLTALLADKLVGNRLRTPANLCWSAQKPDVGNK